ACGATCTTCGGTCTAACCCTCTTGGCCTCTTCAATGGCAGCCTCCTTTGTAAAGCCCCCAATCTTTGCGTCCTGCCCTGTAAACACGAAATATAACCCAATTCTCGGGGTACCGTCTGCAGAGTAGATCGCCACCTCGGCAACGACGTATGTGTCCACCATATCGTGCCAGCCGTATATCGTCTCAGAATCATACTCTGTGTAGTGGATGTTCTCTTCCCACCAGTCTCTCAACTACCATCCCCCAAGGAGGATTAAAACAACACCAACTGCCACCAAAACTGCCACTGCCTGTCAACCGTTTGAGTCAGCAATGCCTGTAACTGTCCATTAATACTGGTGGGCAAGGGCGGAATCGAACCGCCGACACCGGGATTTTCAGTCCCGTGCTCTACCGACTGAGCTACCTGCCCGCTTCGTCGATGATCAAGTTGTGGCCCAGGAATGCCCCGCAGCATAACAGATCGGAGCACACGTGTCGAGGGGGTACGAGGGATCCGAGACGGCTTGTGTGACAATGAGAATTAGGCTATGGTGAGGCGAATTCAGTCTTATTGAGAGGTGTTCAAATGGCTCACTCAAAGCGGGTCACCTATAGGGGAGCCGGCGTAAACACGGCTAGAGTGACGTCTGCCCTCACAGACCTGACCACCCTGCTGCGGAAGACCTTTACCAATCGGAAGGGCATTGGTCGCGTCATGCTCCCCCTCGGGTATTTTGCTAACGTGATCGCACTCGGAGAGAATCTCGGCCTGGCCGTCTCTACTGATGGCGTGGGGACCAAAATCCTGGTGTCCCAAATGCTTGGCAAGTTCGACACCATTGGCATTGACTGCATCGCTATGAACGTCAACGATCTCATCTGCGTCGGGGCCGAGCCGCTCGCCCTCGTCGATTACGTGGCGGTGCAGGTACCGAACCGTCGCCTGCTCCGAGAGATAGGAAAGGGTCTGCAGGAGGGGGCGCGCCAGGCCCGGATCACGATTCCCGGAGGAGAGATCGCCCAACTGGGCGAGATCATCCGGGGAGTCCACGAGGACGACGGATTTGACCTGGTCGGCACCAGCGTCGGCACCGTTTCCCTAGATCGGATCATTATCGGTCAAGGCATCAAACCGAGGGACGTGATCCTTGGCCTCCGAAGCAGCGGTATTCACAGTAACGGCGTCACTCTGGCCCGCGATGTCTTGTTCCGCCGCCAGAGACTTCGCCCGAATCAGCACATCCCAGAAGTCGGCCGGAGCATCGGGCTGGAACTCTTGGAGCCCACGCGCATCTATGTCCCAGAGATCCTGGAAATGATGAAGGCGGGGCTGGAACTCAAGGCACTCATTCACATCACCGGCGATGGACTTTTCAACCTGAACCGAGTCGCTGCCAGGGTGGGTTTTGCTATCGACTTCTGGCCAGAACCCCATCCGATTTTTGGCGTCATCCAGGAGATGGGCCGAATAGGCACCGA
This Candidatus Methylomirabilota bacterium DNA region includes the following protein-coding sequences:
- the purM gene encoding phosphoribosylformylglycinamidine cyclo-ligase, whose amino-acid sequence is MAHSKRVTYRGAGVNTARVTSALTDLTTLLRKTFTNRKGIGRVMLPLGYFANVIALGENLGLAVSTDGVGTKILVSQMLGKFDTIGIDCIAMNVNDLICVGAEPLALVDYVAVQVPNRRLLREIGKGLQEGARQARITIPGGEIAQLGEIIRGVHEDDGFDLVGTSVGTVSLDRIIIGQGIKPRDVILGLRSSGIHSNGVTLARDVLFRRQRLRPNQHIPEVGRSIGLELLEPTRIYVPEILEMMKAGLELKALIHITGDGLFNLNRVAARVGFAIDFWPEPHPIFGVIQEMGRIGTEEMFKVFNMGIGFCMILPNDPAQIDQAMTIAKQHGAECYRLGHTIRDAERKIFVKPYRLVGKGDIFRPN